Proteins encoded together in one Pseudomonas sp. Seg1 window:
- a CDS encoding LysR family transcriptional regulator, with product MNLLAAIASFIKVVESGSIVGAAKALGVSAAAVSQTINRLETHLGVRLLQRTTRSMALTENGAVYYDKVKRIAADLESAQSSISNEQTELQGRLSIASTSAFGRHVLAPLIAGFAALHPRLLLELSTTNRKINHIQDGIDLSLRIKPQLEDGIVARKIVSLPFIMCAAPAYLERAGAPQSPDDLQNHACLAFRYPLDGRFLRWTFSRDGQSYEANINATTISDDIDALAQMAVNGAGITRLAEFVAAPYIASGQLLPLFQNQDGAGHGFVERMDIYACVQERAAMTPKVKAFMDYLIEHLKMRWPQEDALTAPFQASTDKELL from the coding sequence ATGAATCTATTAGCGGCAATTGCCAGTTTTATCAAAGTGGTGGAATCGGGCTCCATTGTCGGCGCCGCCAAAGCCCTGGGCGTCAGTGCGGCAGCGGTGAGCCAGACGATAAATCGTCTGGAGACGCATCTCGGCGTGAGACTTCTGCAGCGCACCACGCGGAGCATGGCGCTGACTGAAAACGGCGCGGTGTACTACGACAAGGTCAAGCGCATCGCGGCAGATCTGGAGTCGGCGCAAAGCTCAATCAGCAACGAACAGACCGAACTGCAAGGACGGCTGAGCATTGCCTCCACTTCTGCATTCGGACGGCATGTGCTCGCACCATTGATCGCCGGGTTCGCGGCGCTGCACCCGCGCCTTCTGCTGGAGCTGTCGACCACCAACCGCAAGATCAATCACATCCAGGACGGCATCGACTTGAGCCTGCGGATCAAACCGCAACTGGAAGATGGCATTGTTGCGCGCAAGATCGTTTCGCTGCCCTTCATCATGTGCGCCGCCCCAGCCTATCTGGAGCGCGCAGGCGCGCCGCAATCGCCGGACGATCTGCAAAACCATGCGTGCCTGGCGTTCCGTTACCCATTGGACGGGCGCTTTCTTCGTTGGACTTTCTCGCGAGACGGCCAGAGTTACGAGGCCAATATCAATGCCACGACCATCAGCGATGACATCGATGCACTGGCGCAGATGGCGGTCAACGGTGCGGGCATCACGCGACTGGCCGAGTTCGTGGCGGCACCGTACATCGCAAGCGGCCAACTGCTGCCGCTGTTTCAGAACCAGGACGGAGCAGGTCACGGCTTTGTCGAGCGAATGGACATTTATGCCTGTGTGCAGGAGCGTGCGGCGATGACGCCGAAGGTCAAGGCATTCATGGACTATCTGATCGAACACTTGAAGATGCGTTGGCCGCAAGAAGATGCTTTGACCGCACCGTTTCAAGCATCCACTGACAAGGAGTTGCTGTGA
- a CDS encoding APH(3')-II family aminoglycoside O-phosphotransferase yields MDLPAIWHPRFADAQIEQQTIGESRADVLRITPAGSAPLFVKSEQVMTWGELPGEVQRLRWLAEQDLPAPRVLDTTTENERNWLLMTAVPGRDLASSAHLAPEQIVTLAATALRSLHAVAIASCPFDHRLDAKIALAREHLLAGLIDEEDFDDSRLGRSAEAVFQQMLAERPDHEDLVVTHGDACLPNLLADNGKFSGFVDCGRLGVSDRYQDLALAANSITYNLGEQWVPVFFEAYGVEPDLQRIAFYQLLDEFF; encoded by the coding sequence ATGGACTTACCCGCGATATGGCACCCGCGATTCGCTGACGCACAGATCGAACAACAAACCATCGGTGAGTCCCGCGCCGATGTACTGCGGATTACGCCGGCGGGTTCAGCGCCGCTGTTTGTGAAGTCTGAACAGGTGATGACCTGGGGCGAACTGCCCGGTGAAGTGCAGCGGTTGCGCTGGCTGGCAGAGCAGGATCTCCCGGCGCCTCGGGTGCTCGATACCACCACTGAAAATGAGCGCAACTGGTTGCTGATGACGGCTGTGCCCGGTCGCGATCTGGCCAGCAGCGCGCACCTGGCGCCGGAGCAGATCGTGACGCTCGCGGCCACAGCCTTGCGATCACTGCACGCGGTCGCCATCGCCAGCTGCCCGTTCGATCACCGCCTCGACGCAAAAATCGCCCTCGCCCGCGAGCATCTGCTGGCGGGCCTGATTGACGAGGAAGACTTCGACGATTCACGTCTGGGTCGCAGTGCTGAAGCGGTGTTCCAGCAAATGCTCGCCGAGCGTCCTGATCACGAGGATCTGGTGGTGACACACGGCGATGCGTGTCTGCCCAACCTGCTCGCTGACAATGGCAAGTTCAGCGGGTTTGTCGACTGCGGGCGACTTGGCGTCTCTGACCGTTATCAGGACTTGGCGTTGGCCGCCAACAGCATTACCTACAACCTCGGCGAGCAGTGGGTGCCAGTGTTTTTCGAGGCCTATGGCGTAGAGCCTGATCTGCAACGGATTGCCTTTTATCAGTTGCTTGACGAGTTTTTCTGA
- a CDS encoding SDR family NAD(P)-dependent oxidoreductase translates to MPTPTNVIVVIGAGSIGQAVARRVSVGKHVVLADLKQDNADAAARVLLDAGFKVTTCIVDVGSRESIQALVTGSDFLMDGGVTAAYWYGDLAPE, encoded by the coding sequence ATGCCCACCCCGACCAACGTTATTGTCGTCATTGGCGCCGGTTCGATCGGTCAGGCCGTTGCCCGTCGCGTCAGTGTCGGCAAACACGTCGTGCTGGCGGATTTGAAACAGGACAACGCTGACGCTGCGGCCCGCGTCCTGCTGGATGCCGGTTTCAAAGTGACCACTTGCATCGTTGACGTGGGCTCTCGCGAATCCATTCAGGCGTTGGTCACCGGCAGCGATTTCCTGATGGATGGCGGCGTTACAGCGGCGTACTGGTACGGCGATCTGGCGCCGGAATAA
- a CDS encoding alpha/beta fold hydrolase, whose amino-acid sequence MKRAFGALLLFCLTTHVFADDNPIGFQLSTLADANNERPLEMVVWYPASATTAAPELVADNPAFVGVMVAKNAPPAAGEHPLVVLSHGYRGNWSNQAWLASALAHQGYIVAAVNHPGSTTHDRSPQAAAQLWLRPADVSRAIDAVTAQPKKFGTVAKPRIAVVGHSLGGWTSLEIAGARFDTERFGEDCKVHSQLASCSVYQQMNPASRADSKTRLAADLRDKRVSAVVSLDLGFSRGFTDASLAALPVPVLVIAAGVPSQDLPAQLESADLVKRLPKTLSQYVEISDASHFSFMSPCKPGAMAMLEEDAPGDGIICTDGDGGRARTEIQQQTISLISEFLARFAAD is encoded by the coding sequence ATGAAACGTGCTTTCGGCGCTCTGCTTCTTTTCTGCCTGACCACCCACGTATTCGCTGACGACAACCCTATCGGTTTCCAGCTCTCGACCCTGGCGGACGCGAACAATGAGCGTCCGTTGGAAATGGTCGTCTGGTACCCGGCCAGTGCAACCACTGCCGCGCCGGAACTGGTCGCCGACAACCCGGCGTTTGTCGGTGTAATGGTCGCGAAAAATGCGCCACCTGCTGCCGGTGAACACCCGTTGGTAGTGCTCTCACATGGTTACCGCGGCAATTGGAGCAACCAGGCATGGCTGGCCAGCGCGCTCGCGCACCAGGGTTATATCGTCGCGGCGGTCAATCATCCCGGCAGCACCACGCATGACCGCAGCCCTCAGGCGGCGGCGCAGTTATGGCTGCGTCCTGCGGATGTCAGTAGAGCCATCGATGCGGTGACGGCTCAGCCGAAAAAGTTCGGTACGGTCGCGAAACCGCGCATTGCCGTCGTGGGCCACTCTCTCGGCGGCTGGACCAGCCTGGAAATCGCCGGCGCGCGTTTCGACACCGAGCGTTTCGGCGAAGACTGCAAAGTCCATTCGCAATTGGCCAGTTGCTCTGTTTATCAGCAGATGAATCCCGCCAGCAGAGCGGATTCGAAGACACGACTGGCCGCCGACTTGCGCGACAAACGCGTCTCTGCCGTGGTTTCACTGGACCTCGGTTTCTCACGTGGTTTCACCGATGCCAGCCTTGCGGCACTGCCTGTTCCGGTACTGGTCATCGCAGCCGGTGTGCCGTCGCAAGACCTTCCCGCTCAACTTGAGTCCGCCGATCTGGTCAAGCGATTGCCGAAAACATTGAGCCAATACGTCGAGATCAGCGACGCCAGCCACTTCAGTTTCATGTCGCCATGCAAGCCTGGCGCGATGGCAATGCTGGAAGAAGACGCACCCGGCGACGGCATCATCTGCACCGATGGCGACGGCGGACGCGCGCGCACGGAAATCCAGCAACAGACGATTTCGCTGATCAGCGAGTTTCTGGCGCGCTTTGCTGCGGATTGA
- a CDS encoding DUF2798 domain-containing protein: MNQTTSTDALIVSRRKLSPRATPYVFALYMATIMAFLMSLVITAANSGIDNDYLSNALHAYKLAMPVAFLCILVVRPVVIKLVAWTVHPHR; encoded by the coding sequence ATGAATCAAACAACCAGCACCGATGCTTTGATTGTCAGCCGTCGCAAGCTGTCACCGCGTGCCACACCCTATGTGTTTGCCTTGTACATGGCGACGATCATGGCGTTTCTGATGTCACTGGTGATCACCGCCGCCAACTCCGGCATTGATAACGACTACCTGAGTAATGCGCTGCACGCGTACAAGTTGGCGATGCCGGTGGCATTCCTGTGCATCCTTGTTGTTCGGCCCGTCGTGATCAAACTGGTGGCGTGGACGGTGCATCCGCATCGTTGA
- a CDS encoding thiamine pyrophosphate-requiring protein: protein MTMTVGDFLVERLSQWGVTRIFGYPGDGINGVFGALDRAKGKIEFIQARHEEMAAFMASAHAKFTGELGVCIATSGPGASHLITGLYDARMDHMPVLAIVGQQARTALGSHYQQELDLVSMFKDVAGAFVQQASAPSQVRHLLDRAVRTAVGERRVTAIILPNDLQDLPYEAPARAHGTAHSGVGYSKPRVLPYEADLQRAAEVLNAGEKVAILVGAGALQATDEVIAVAEKLGAGVAKALLGKAVLPDDLPWVTGSIGLLGTEPSYKLMTECDTLLMIGSGFPYSEFLPKEGQARGVQIDLQPDMLSLRYPMEVNLQGDAAETLAALLPLLEQKTSGKWRKKVEGWRGTWEKTLEKRAMAKARPINPQRVVYELSPRLPDEAIITSDSGSCANWYARDLKIRRGMKCSLSGGLASMGAAVPYAIAAKFAYPERSVIALVGDGAMQMNNMAELITVAKYWRQWQSPKWICAVFNNEDLNQVTWEQRVMEGDPKFEASQSIPDVPYHLFAISIGLKGIFVDREEDVAAAWEQALASDVPVLIEFKTDPNVPPLPPHIKLEQAKKFATTLLKGDPDEAGIIVQAAKQVLSSVLPGKK from the coding sequence ATGACGATGACAGTTGGAGATTTTCTGGTTGAGCGGCTCAGCCAATGGGGCGTCACGCGGATTTTTGGTTATCCGGGTGACGGCATCAATGGCGTGTTCGGCGCGCTCGACCGGGCCAAGGGAAAGATCGAATTCATTCAGGCGCGCCATGAAGAAATGGCCGCGTTCATGGCCTCGGCCCACGCCAAGTTCACCGGGGAGTTGGGTGTGTGCATCGCGACTTCAGGGCCGGGCGCATCGCACCTGATTACCGGGCTCTACGATGCGCGGATGGACCACATGCCGGTGCTGGCGATTGTCGGTCAGCAGGCGCGCACTGCACTGGGCAGCCACTACCAGCAGGAGCTGGATCTGGTCTCGATGTTCAAGGACGTCGCTGGCGCCTTTGTGCAGCAGGCTTCGGCACCGTCGCAAGTGCGCCACTTGCTCGACCGCGCGGTGCGCACGGCCGTCGGCGAACGCCGCGTCACGGCGATTATCCTGCCCAATGATTTGCAGGATCTTCCCTACGAAGCGCCGGCCCGCGCCCACGGCACCGCACATTCCGGTGTCGGGTACAGCAAGCCGAGAGTGCTGCCGTACGAGGCGGATTTGCAGCGTGCCGCCGAGGTTTTGAATGCCGGTGAAAAAGTCGCAATTCTGGTCGGTGCCGGTGCTCTGCAAGCCACGGATGAAGTGATCGCCGTCGCCGAAAAACTCGGCGCCGGAGTCGCCAAAGCCTTGCTCGGTAAAGCCGTGCTGCCCGACGATCTGCCGTGGGTCACCGGCAGCATCGGCTTGCTCGGCACTGAGCCCAGCTACAAACTGATGACCGAGTGCGACACGTTGCTGATGATCGGCTCGGGTTTCCCGTATTCGGAATTTTTGCCCAAGGAAGGTCAGGCGCGGGGCGTGCAGATCGACTTGCAGCCGGACATGCTCAGTCTGCGCTACCCGATGGAGGTCAATCTGCAGGGCGACGCGGCTGAAACACTCGCCGCGTTGCTGCCGCTGCTGGAACAGAAAACCTCGGGCAAATGGCGCAAGAAGGTCGAAGGCTGGCGCGGCACCTGGGAGAAGACCCTGGAAAAACGCGCCATGGCCAAGGCCAGACCGATCAATCCGCAACGGGTGGTGTACGAGTTGTCACCGCGCCTGCCGGACGAGGCGATCATCACCAGCGATTCGGGTTCGTGCGCCAACTGGTATGCCCGCGACCTGAAAATCCGCCGTGGCATGAAGTGCTCGCTGTCCGGCGGTCTGGCCTCGATGGGCGCCGCGGTGCCGTATGCGATTGCGGCGAAATTCGCCTACCCCGAGCGTTCGGTGATTGCCCTGGTGGGCGACGGCGCCATGCAAATGAACAACATGGCCGAGCTGATCACCGTCGCCAAATACTGGCGGCAGTGGCAAAGCCCGAAATGGATCTGTGCGGTGTTCAACAACGAAGATCTCAATCAGGTCACCTGGGAGCAGCGGGTGATGGAAGGCGATCCCAAGTTCGAAGCGTCGCAGAGTATTCCGGATGTGCCGTATCACCTGTTCGCCATTTCCATCGGCCTGAAGGGCATTTTTGTTGATCGCGAAGAGGACGTCGCCGCGGCCTGGGAGCAGGCATTGGCCTCGGACGTTCCGGTGTTGATCGAATTCAAGACCGATCCGAACGTGCCGCCGCTGCCACCGCACATCAAGCTTGAGCAGGCGAAGAAATTCGCCACGACCTTGCTCAAGGGCGATCCGGATGAGGCCGGAATCATCGTCCAAGCCGCCAAACAAGTGCTGAGCTCGGTACTGCCCGGCAAAAAATAA
- a CDS encoding DUF72 domain-containing protein, protein MIFIGCAGWSLAREHWPAFPADGTHLQRYAAQFNSVEINSSFYRPHRRQTYERWADSVPEGFAFSVKIPKHITHELRLIGCEAALEEFLGQCSGSGDRLGCLLVQLPPSLAFDAAVAEGFFSALRQRFSGPVVLEPRHESWVGGEALLIKYQISQAAVDPSRISNDASPRGWQGTKYWRLHGSPRIYHSAYDLPYLQQIARALQIASEEGAATWCIFDNTASGAAIGNALSLVKALLIPAPDRRTSTPL, encoded by the coding sequence TTGATTTTCATCGGCTGTGCAGGCTGGAGTCTTGCGCGTGAACATTGGCCGGCATTCCCGGCTGACGGCACGCATTTGCAGCGCTATGCCGCGCAATTCAACAGCGTCGAAATCAACAGCTCGTTCTATCGCCCGCATCGCCGACAGACCTACGAACGTTGGGCGGATTCGGTGCCGGAGGGTTTTGCTTTTTCAGTGAAGATCCCCAAACACATCACCCATGAACTGCGCCTGATCGGCTGTGAGGCTGCGCTGGAAGAATTCCTTGGGCAATGCAGCGGATCAGGCGATCGCCTGGGCTGCCTGCTGGTGCAGTTACCGCCGTCGCTGGCGTTTGATGCGGCCGTTGCCGAAGGGTTTTTCAGCGCACTGCGCCAGCGTTTCTCCGGGCCTGTGGTGCTGGAGCCGCGCCACGAATCATGGGTCGGCGGCGAAGCGCTTTTGATCAAGTACCAAATCAGCCAAGCGGCGGTAGACCCCTCGCGTATCAGCAATGACGCTTCACCGAGAGGCTGGCAGGGCACGAAGTATTGGCGCTTGCACGGTTCGCCGCGCATCTACCACAGCGCCTACGATTTGCCGTACCTGCAACAAATTGCGCGAGCGTTGCAGATCGCCTCAGAGGAGGGCGCCGCAACCTGGTGCATCTTCGACAACACCGCCAGCGGCGCCGCGATAGGCAACGCTTTGAGCCTGGTGAAAGCGCTGCTTATTCCGGCGCCAGATCGCCGTACCAGTACGCCGCTGTAA
- a CDS encoding DUF1801 domain-containing protein produces MKNEEAIAASVQIDQRIKDLSDWRGETLAQIRAIMHKADPEIVEEWKWRVPTWSHGGIICTGETYKSVVKMTFAKGASLEDPTGLFNSSLEGNTRRAIDVHEGEEIDEKALVALIREAVKLNTSKPSP; encoded by the coding sequence ATGAAGAACGAAGAAGCAATCGCAGCATCAGTGCAGATTGATCAGCGCATCAAGGACCTGAGTGACTGGCGCGGTGAAACCCTGGCACAGATCCGCGCGATCATGCACAAGGCTGATCCCGAGATAGTCGAAGAGTGGAAATGGCGCGTGCCGACGTGGTCGCATGGCGGGATTATCTGCACCGGGGAGACTTACAAGTCAGTGGTGAAAATGACTTTTGCAAAAGGTGCGTCCCTGGAGGATCCGACGGGATTGTTCAATTCAAGCCTTGAAGGCAATACGCGACGGGCGATTGATGTGCATGAGGGCGAGGAGATTGATGAAAAGGCCTTGGTGGCACTGATTCGAGAGGCGGTGAAACTGA
- the yghU gene encoding glutathione-dependent disulfide-bond oxidoreductase yields MSKAPYVPPKVWKNEAPSGGQFASINRPIAGPTHEKTLPVGKHPLQLYSLATPNGVKVTILLEELLALGHSAAEYDAWLIRIGEGDQFSSGFVEINPNSKIPALLDRSVEPPIRVFESGSILLYLAEKFGAFLPKDPAGRTETLNWLFWQMGAAPYLGGGFGHFYAYAPEKMEYPINRFTMEAKRQLDVLDRRLAESPYLAGEHYSIADIAVWPWYGQLVRNNVYSAAEFLAADEYTHVQRWAEAIAQRPAVIRGQRVNRTWGDEASQVPERHDAEDLS; encoded by the coding sequence ATGAGCAAAGCGCCCTACGTTCCGCCCAAGGTCTGGAAAAATGAAGCGCCATCCGGTGGTCAGTTCGCCAGTATCAACCGCCCGATTGCCGGGCCGACCCATGAGAAAACGCTGCCGGTGGGCAAGCATCCGTTGCAACTCTACTCGCTGGCCACGCCCAACGGGGTGAAGGTCACCATCCTCCTCGAAGAGCTGCTGGCGCTGGGGCACAGCGCCGCCGAGTACGACGCTTGGCTGATCCGCATTGGTGAGGGCGATCAATTCTCCAGCGGTTTCGTCGAGATCAATCCGAACTCGAAAATCCCTGCACTGCTGGACCGCAGCGTCGAGCCGCCGATTCGGGTGTTCGAGTCAGGCTCGATCCTGCTGTATCTCGCGGAGAAGTTCGGCGCATTCCTGCCCAAGGATCCGGCAGGACGCACCGAAACCCTCAACTGGTTGTTCTGGCAGATGGGCGCTGCGCCTTACCTGGGCGGCGGGTTCGGGCATTTCTATGCCTATGCGCCGGAGAAAATGGAATACCCGATCAATCGCTTCACCATGGAAGCCAAGCGCCAACTGGATGTGCTGGATCGACGTCTGGCCGAAAGCCCCTACCTGGCCGGCGAGCACTACAGCATCGCCGATATCGCGGTCTGGCCCTGGTACGGGCAGTTGGTGCGCAACAATGTTTATTCGGCGGCGGAGTTTCTCGCAGCCGATGAGTACACCCATGTGCAGCGCTGGGCAGAGGCAATCGCCCAGCGTCCGGCGGTCATCCGTGGGCAGCGCGTCAACCGCACGTGGGGTGATGAAGCGAGCCAGGTGCCTGAGCGCCATGACGCTGAAGACCTGAGCTGA